TGCCCCTCTGGGCAGGGGGGCAACAGGTTTGGATGCAACCTGGTACGATCAGAAGAGATGTCTCGCCGGGGGCCGAAAGGGGATGAGGTGACCACGGCAAAGACCGCGATCGCGCTCGTGGGGAGCTACCGGAGGGGCGGAGCCGTGGACTCTGCCGTGGCCCTGGTGGTGTCCGGCCTAAAGACGCACGGCGTGGCCTGCCGGACCGTGTACCTTCGGGACTGCCACATCGAGTTCTGCACGAACTGCCGGAGCTGCCTCCAGCCCCCTGGGCCCGAGAGGGGGCGGTGCGTCGTTCAGGACGACATGGGCCCCCTTCTCGACCGGATCGGCTCGGCAGACCTCCTGGTCCTCGGCGCCCCCACCAACGCCGGCGGGGTCAACGCCCTGACCCAGCGGTTCATCGAGCGCTGCGTTTGCCTGGCCCGCTGGCCCTGGGGGACCCACGCTCCGGTTCTGAGGGACAAGACGAGGAGCAAGAGGTCGGTGCTGGTCGCATCCAGCGGCGCGCCGGCGCTGATCGGCAGGTATCTCAACGGAACGCTCCGATCGTTGAAAACGGTGTCGCGCTACCTGGGGGCGAAACCCGTGGGCGCCCTGTGGGTCGGCGGGGTCACCGAACGGGAGGTGGAGCTTTCCCCCAAGATCGGCCGCAGGGCCCGGGCGCTGGCCGACAGGATGGCCACCGGCTGATCCCGGGTTGTGTCCAAAGTGAGCGCTCTCGGGGCGGCCGGTTCTGCGCTGGGGAGCCGGCCTCGCCGAAGCCGTCACGGCTCGCCGAGCAGCTTGATGCCGAGTCGCTTTCGAACCGGGAGCCCTCGGGGCCGGGGCAAGGAGGGAGGAGAGATGGACGAGCCGCGTCCTTCGGGCCGCCGCCTGGCGGTGCTCACGCTCGCCGCGCTGGGGGTCGTGTACGGCGACATCGGCACGAGCCCCCTGTACGCGTTCCGGGAGTGCTTCTACGGCGAGTACTCCCTCGCCCCGACCCCGGGCCACGTGCTCGGGGTCCTCTCTCTCATGTTCTGGTCCCTGGTCGTGGTCGTCAGCGTGAAGTACCTGGCCCTCGTGCTGCGGGCCGACAACCGGGGGCAGGGGGGCATCATCGCCCTGCTCGCCCTGATCACCCCTCCCCGCGGGGATCACCGGTGGGGCCGCCGGGTCCTGGTGACCATGGCCCTGTTCGGGGCGTCGCTCCTGTACGGGGACGGCATGATCACCCCCGCCATCTCGGTGATGAGCGCGGTGGAGGGGCTGAAGGTCGCGACCCCCGCCCTGGGCCCCTTCGTGATCCCCCTGACCGTGGCCATCCTGGTGGGGCTGTTCTGGTTCCAGCACCGGGGCACGGGCCAGGTGGGCATGGTGTTCGGCCCCGTCACCCTGGTGTGGTTCGGGGTGCTGGCGGCCCTCGGCCTCGGGAGCATCGCGTCGTATCCGGGCGTGCTCCGGGCGTTGAACCCGATGTACGGGGCGGTGTTCCTGGCCGAGACCGGCCTGCGGGGGTTCCTGGTGCTCGGGGCGGTGTTCCTGGTGGTGACCGGGGCGGAGGCCCTGTACGCCGATCTCGGCCACTTCGGCCGGCGTCCGATCCGGCTGGCCTGGTACACGGTGGTCTTTCCGGCGCTGGTGCTCAACTACTTCGGTCAGGGAGCGGCGGTGCTTCGCAACCCCGAGGCCGCCCATCACCCCTTCTACACCCTGGTGCCGGCCTGGGGGGTGGTGCCCCTGGTGGTCCTGGCCACGGCCGCGACGATCATCGCTTCCCAGGCGGTGATCTCCGGGGCGTTCTCGTTGACCCGGCAGGCCATTCAGCTCGGGTACTGCCCCCGGCTGGAGATCCGCCACACCTCCCCCGAGGCGGCCGGCCAGGTGTACATCCCGCCCGTGAACCGGCTGCTCGCCGTGTGCACCATCGCCCTGGTGCTGGGGTTCGGCTCGTCGAGCCGCCTGGCTGCGGCGTACGGCGTGGCCGTCACCACCACCATGTTCATCACGACCTGCCTGTTCTACGTGGTGGCCCGCGAGCGGTGGGGCTGGGGCCGCCTGGCCGCCGGCGTTCCCGCGGCCGCCTTCCTCGCGGTGGACGCCTCGTTCTTCGCGGCCAACGTGGGCAAGGTGGCCCACGGGGCCTGGTTCCCCCTGGCCATCGGGCTGGCGGCGTACCTGACCCTGTCCACCTGGAAGCAGGGGCGGGAGGTCCTGGCCCGTCGGTTCCTCCAGACCTCGAGGCCGTTGGAGTCGTTCATCGCGTCGGACCAGGCGCAAGAGAGCATCCGGGTGCCGGGCCGGGCCGTGTTCATGACCGGGAACCCGGGCTACACCCCGGCGGCCCTCGTCCACAACCTCCGCCACAACAAGGTGCTCCACGAGGAGGTGGTGGTGCTCACGGTGATCACCGAGGACACCCCCCGGGTGCCGCCGAAGGACCGGCTGGAGGTGGAGCGGCTGGGGGACGGGTTCTACCGGATCATGGCCCGGTACGGGTTCATGGAGGACCCCCACGTGCCTCACGTGCTGCGGTTGGCCAAAGATCACGGCCTCGAGTTCGCGCTCAAGGAGACGAGCTTCTTCCTGGGGCGGGAGGTGATCCTGGCGTCCCACCGCTCGGGCATGCCGGTGTGGCGGGAGAGGCTCTTTCAGTTCCTGGCCCGCAACGCCCAGCCGGCCCGGGGCTTCTTCCACGTGCCCCCGGACCTCGTGGTGGAGCTCGGAGCCCAGGTGCAGCTGTGAGGGGCCACCCGTGCCTGACCTCCGGAACGGAGGGCTGCCGCGCGTTCCCAGGAGGGGCTTTCCCCCAGGATCTTGGCGGGAGAATCCGGCGGCGGGTCGCGTTGGGCCTCAGCGCTTTCGGTCGTAGAACTCCTGGAGCCTCTTGTGAACCTCTGAGAAGTCGCCCACGCTGGAGTACGCGTTCAGGGTCTCCAGGCGCAGCGCATCGTCCAGGGAGCGGCCCACCACGTCCAGGAT
This is a stretch of genomic DNA from Deferrisoma camini S3R1. It encodes these proteins:
- a CDS encoding flavodoxin family protein; the encoded protein is MTTAKTAIALVGSYRRGGAVDSAVALVVSGLKTHGVACRTVYLRDCHIEFCTNCRSCLQPPGPERGRCVVQDDMGPLLDRIGSADLLVLGAPTNAGGVNALTQRFIERCVCLARWPWGTHAPVLRDKTRSKRSVLVASSGAPALIGRYLNGTLRSLKTVSRYLGAKPVGALWVGGVTEREVELSPKIGRRARALADRMATG
- a CDS encoding potassium transporter Kup; the protein is MDEPRPSGRRLAVLTLAALGVVYGDIGTSPLYAFRECFYGEYSLAPTPGHVLGVLSLMFWSLVVVVSVKYLALVLRADNRGQGGIIALLALITPPRGDHRWGRRVLVTMALFGASLLYGDGMITPAISVMSAVEGLKVATPALGPFVIPLTVAILVGLFWFQHRGTGQVGMVFGPVTLVWFGVLAALGLGSIASYPGVLRALNPMYGAVFLAETGLRGFLVLGAVFLVVTGAEALYADLGHFGRRPIRLAWYTVVFPALVLNYFGQGAAVLRNPEAAHHPFYTLVPAWGVVPLVVLATAATIIASQAVISGAFSLTRQAIQLGYCPRLEIRHTSPEAAGQVYIPPVNRLLAVCTIALVLGFGSSSRLAAAYGVAVTTTMFITTCLFYVVARERWGWGRLAAGVPAAAFLAVDASFFAANVGKVAHGAWFPLAIGLAAYLTLSTWKQGREVLARRFLQTSRPLESFIASDQAQESIRVPGRAVFMTGNPGYTPAALVHNLRHNKVLHEEVVVLTVITEDTPRVPPKDRLEVERLGDGFYRIMARYGFMEDPHVPHVLRLAKDHGLEFALKETSFFLGREVILASHRSGMPVWRERLFQFLARNAQPARGFFHVPPDLVVELGAQVQL